In one Amyelois transitella isolate CPQ chromosome 22, ilAmyTran1.1, whole genome shotgun sequence genomic region, the following are encoded:
- the LOC106129949 gene encoding uncharacterized protein LOC106129949, producing the protein MLRFLVLFCVLFVGIQGQSTQVSACTSNIGSLPLNAYIEGCITPPCNLPQLEDVVMHIVFRAPRTMRTMRTLATAYLSGGIITLPVPYDLGENAITCNFLNNSYCPVLEGEVLQYTLKMRVESFMPVGTAAPIEFRVVGETNSDAVFCIRVPIVVTAPLNA; encoded by the exons ATGTTGCGTTTTCTGGTGTTGTTTTGTGTCCTGTTTGTGGGCATCCAGGGCCAGTCTACGCAAGTCTCGgcat GCACTTCAAACATCGGCTCGCTCCCCCTGAACGCGTACATCGAAGGCTGCATCACACCCCCGTGTAACCTGCCGCAGCTGGAAGACGTGGTGATGCACATAGTATTTAGAGCAC CTCGCACCATGCGAACGATGAGGACCTTGGCCACTGCCTATCTCTCGGGGGGCATCATCACCCTCCCAGTTCCCTACGACCTTGGGGAGAACGCCATCACCTGCAACTTCCTGAACAACAGCTACTGTCCAGTGCTGGAGGGAGAGGTCTTGCAGTACACGCTGAAGATGAGAGTGGAGTCATTCATGCCTGTG GGTACGGCTGCCCCCATAGAGTTCCGGGTGGTGGGAGAAACCAACAGCGACGCCGTCTTCTGCATCAGGGTCCCCATTGTCGTGACAGCACCACTGAAcgcttaa
- the LOC106129951 gene encoding uncharacterized protein LOC106129951 translates to MLYLVVLFCGLFAVSRGQSTEVSACTSNIGSLPLNTYIEGCITPPCSLPQLEDAVLHIVFRAPRTMRSMRTLATAYLFGIVPYNYDLGENAITCNFLNNSYCPVLEGEVLQYTLKMTVESFMPVGTAAPIEFRVVGETNNDAVFCIRVPIVVTAPLNN, encoded by the exons ATGTTGTATTTAGTGGTGTTGTTTTGTGGACTATTTGCAGTCAGCCGAGGGCAGTCTACGGAGGTATCGGCAT GCACTTCGAACATCGGCTCGCTTCCCTTAAATACGTACATCGAAGGCTGCATCACTCCACCCTGCAGTCTGCCGCAACTGGAGGATGCGGTCTTGCACATCGTCTTCAGAGCTC CTCGCACCATGCGTTCCATGAGAACGCTAGCCACAGCCTACCTCTTCGGGATCGTTCCCTACAACTACGACCTTGGGGAGAACGCCATCACCTGCAACTTCCTGAACAACAGCTACTGTCCAGTGCTGGAGGGAGAGGTCTTGCAGTACACGCTGAAGATGACAGTGGAGTCATTCATGCCTGTg GGTACGGCTGCCCCCATAGAGTTCCGGGTGGTGGGGGAGACCAACAATGACGCCGTCTTCTGCATCAGGGTCCCCATTGTCGTCACAGCACCACTCAACAACTGA